Proteins encoded within one genomic window of Geotalea daltonii FRC-32:
- a CDS encoding bifunctional enoyl-CoA hydratase/phosphate acetyltransferase translates to MLKSFDELITAVQEKPRKKIAIVSPEGSTVMKLVKQALEAKLADFILVGDEEKIKTMSAEAGFDANLINIINIIDQKEAAEEAVRLVVVGSANAIMKGNLPTATFMRAILDKQKGLNDNKVISEITIYEKIVDAPGGGFRFITDCAINVSPTLDEKKQIIENAVGLAHKLGNDLPKVAVISAVEVVNPAMPDTIEAAALSKMAERGQIEGCLIEGPLAFDNAISVESARYKKIKGEVAGQADIIMMPNLLSANPLRKCLVYYTQQRIATAVMGAKAPIVLTSRSDSADTMLLTIALAAYIS, encoded by the coding sequence ATGCTGAAATCATTCGACGAACTCATTACCGCCGTACAAGAAAAACCGAGGAAAAAGATCGCCATCGTCAGCCCCGAAGGGTCGACCGTGATGAAACTGGTAAAGCAGGCACTTGAGGCAAAACTCGCCGATTTTATCCTGGTGGGAGATGAAGAAAAAATAAAGACCATGTCTGCGGAGGCTGGCTTCGATGCCAATCTCATCAATATCATCAATATTATCGACCAGAAGGAAGCGGCCGAGGAAGCGGTGCGGCTGGTGGTGGTGGGAAGCGCCAACGCCATCATGAAGGGAAATCTCCCCACCGCCACCTTCATGCGGGCCATCCTCGACAAACAGAAGGGGCTGAACGACAACAAGGTCATCAGCGAGATCACCATCTACGAGAAGATCGTCGATGCTCCGGGAGGAGGCTTCCGCTTCATTACCGACTGTGCCATCAACGTGTCGCCGACCCTGGACGAGAAAAAGCAGATCATCGAAAACGCCGTCGGCCTGGCCCACAAGCTGGGCAACGACTTGCCCAAGGTGGCGGTCATCTCGGCGGTGGAGGTGGTCAATCCCGCCATGCCGGATACCATAGAGGCGGCGGCCCTGAGCAAGATGGCCGAGCGGGGGCAGATAGAAGGATGCCTCATCGAGGGGCCCCTGGCCTTCGACAACGCCATTTCGGTGGAGTCGGCCAGATACAAGAAGATCAAGGGGGAGGTGGCCGGCCAGGCGGACATCATCATGATGCCGAATCTGCTTTCGGCGAATCCGTTGCGCAAGTGCCTGGTTTACTACACCCAGCAGCGCATCGCCACGGCAGTCATGGGGGCGAAGGCGCCTATCGTCCTTACCTCCCGCTCCGATTCGGCCGATACCATGCTGCTGACCATTGCTTTAGCGGCATATATTTCCTGA